Sequence from the Streptomyces sp. NBC_00440 genome:
TCGCCAACCTCATCGACCTCAACCCGACCATCCTCGAACTGGCCGGAGCGCCGCTGCCCGACCGGTGCGACGGGCAGAGCCTGCTGCCACTGCTGCACGGCGGACCATCCGGGGACACCCGCGACGAGATCGTCGCCGAATTCCACGGTCACCACTTCCCGTACGCGCAGCGGATGCTCCGCGACCGGCGGTACAAGCTCGTCCATAACCCGGAGAGCATCCACGAGCTGTACGACCTGGAGACCGATCCGCACGAACTGCACAACGTGTACGAGGCACCGGCGTACGCGGGCATCCGGCGCGACCTCACCGTCCGCCTCTACCGCGAACTGCTGCGCCGCGGCGATCCCGCCTACAGCTGGATGAGCTATATGGCCGACATCGGCGGCGACCGCGCGCCGGATGTCGACGGGGTCGCGGAGGAAGTGGCGTGAAGGAGAAACTGCTGCCCGGATCCGGCGCACCCGGAGTTCGCAGCGCTCCCGGCTCACCAGGATCATCCGGTGCTTCCGGTGCTTCCGGTGCTTCCGGTGCGTCCGGCGCGCATGACGCGAGGAGCGCCGCGCGGGTGGAGCGCGGGCGCCGGGCGCGCGGTGCGGGCCGGCTCACCTCCGTACTGCTCGGGGTCGCCTCCGCCGCACTGGGGCTCCTCACCTGGACCGTCCTCGCCAACAGCGGCATCGACGGTTTCCCCGGACCGGTCTCCGTCGCACGGCGCGCGGGACAGCTCATCGCGGACGGAACCCTGATCTCCGACGCGGGCGCCAGCCTGGAACGCGTCCTCATCGGCTACGTCATCGGTGTCGTCCTCGCTGTACCCGTCGGCTTCCTGATGGGCTGGTACCCGCTCGTCCGCAGGCTGATCGAGCCATGGCTGCAGTTCTTCCGGATGGTGCCGCCGCTCGCGATCATCCCGCTGGCCATCGTCCTGATGGGCATCGGCGAGACCCCGAAGATCTTCGTGATCTTCCTGGCGTCCTTCCTCTCCTGCGTTGTCTCCACCTTCCAGGGCGTCGTCGCCGTCGATGTCACCCTCGTCAACGCGGCGCGGGTGCTCGGCGCCCGCGACCACCAGGTCTTCGCCGGCATCGTGGTGCCCGCATCGGCCCCGTTCATCCTGGTCGGCATGCGGATCGGGCTCGGCGCCTCCTGGGCGACCGTGGTGGCCGCCGAACTCATCGCCGCGCAGGGCGGACTGGGCTTCCGTATGCAGCAGGCGCAGCTCTACTACGACCTGCCCACCATCTTCGTCCAGCTCATCGCCATCGGAGCGATCGGCCTGGTCATGGACCGGCTGCTGCTCCTCGCCGAACGACGGCTCACCCACTGGCAGGAACGGAGGTAGCCATGCCCACCATCAACTTCTCCGGTGTCACCCGGCACTTCACGGTGCAGGACAGCGACTTCCTGGCTCTGGACCGGATCAGCCTGGACATCGAGGACGGTGAGTTCGTCACCGTCGTCGGACCGTCCGGGTGCGGCAAGTCCACCCTGATGAACATCGCAGCAGGGCTCCTCGAAGCGACCGGCGGCGAAGTCACCGTCGACGGCGTACCCGTCCGTGGACCTGCCCCCGAACGCGGCGTCATCTTCCAGCAGTACGCGCTCTTCCCCTGGATGACCGTCACGGCCAACGTCGAGTACGGCCTCAAGGTCGCCGGTGTCGGAAAGGCCGAACGCAGCCGGAGAGCACGCGAGGTCATCGAGCTCGTCGGTCTCACCGACTTCGCCGGCGCGCTCCCCAAGACTCTCTCCGGCGGTATGAAGCAGCGCTGTGCCATCGCCCGCGCCTATGCGGTCGACCCGAAGGTCCTCCTCATGGACGAGCCCTTCGGCGCCCTGGACTCGCTGACCCGTGTCCGGATGCAGGATTCGCTCCTCGACACCTGGAGCCGCGACCGGCGCACCGTCATGTTCATCACGCACGACGTCGACGAGGCCGTCTACCTGGGCAACCGCGTCGTCGTCATGGCCGCGCGCCCCGGGCGGATCCACACCGTCATCCCCGTCACGCTGCCGTACCCGCGCACCGAGGAACAGCGCCTGTCGCCCGGATTCGCCGAACTCCGCGCCCAGGTGTGGCACGCCGTGCACCACCAGCCGGCGCCACCGGCCCCACTCGAAGGACTCGCCTCGTGAAGAGAATCGCGAACAGAACCACGAAGAGCGCCACGACGAGGAACCGCGCCGTCGGCCGCCGCGCCGCGGGCCTGCTCACCGCTCTGCTGCTCGTCGCCGCCGCGTCCGGCTGCGGCAATGACTCATCGGCGGCGTCGGGTCACGGAAACAAGGTCACCTTCGGCTATATCGCCGACTACAGCGGATCCGCCGCGCTCGCCGTCGCGCAGAAGCAGGGCCTCTGGAAGAAGGCGGGCCTCAAGCCCGAACTGAAGGTGTTCACCAACGGCCCGCTCCAGGTACAGGCCCTCGGCTCGGGCGATCTGGACTTCGGGTACCTCGGCCCGGGCGCCCTCTGGCTGCCGGCATCGGGCCGCGCCCCCATCGTCTCCGTCAACATGCTGGGCCTCGCCGACCGGGTCATCGCCCGGCCCGGCTCCGGCATCACGAAACCGGCCGACCTCAAGGGCAAGAAGGTGGCCGTCGCCGAAGGCACATCGGGCGACATGATCCTCGATCTGGCGCTCCGCAATGCGGGGTTGAAGCCCACCGACGTCAAGAAGGTCGCGATGGACGCCTCCACCGTCGTCACCGCCTTCTCGTCCGGCCAGGTCGACGCCGCCGCCACCTGGTACCCGCTCATCGACACGATCAAGAAGAAGGTGCCCGGCCTCCGGGAGATCAGCGGAACGCAGGACTACTACCCCGGGCTGACCTTCCCCAACGTCTTCGTCGCCCAGCCCCGGCTGGCGTCGGGCAACCCGGCGCTCGTCAGGAAGGTGACCGGGGTCCTCAAGCAGGCCGACGACTGGATCGCCGGGCATCCCGCCCAGTCGGAGTCGGTCGCGGCCGGATTCCTCGGACTCCCCGCTGCGCAGCTCAAGGGGTCGACGGACCACGTGAAGATCCTCTCCTCCGCCGAGCTGACGAAGCTCAGCCGGAACGGCACGGTCGACGGCTGGTTCGACCAGCTCTCGGATCTCTTCGTACAGATGAAGAAGCTGCCCAAGCCGGAGAAGGCCAAGGACTACTACCTCGGTGACCTGTACGCATCGGCCGGAAAGGCGGACCACAGATGAGCTCAGGACGCGACATGGCCGAAGACAGGGCAGCGGGCGGGGTCCGGCGGCGCGGATTCCTGGCCGGGGCGGCCGGGCTCGCGGGAGCGACCGTCCTGGCACCGGCCGCGGTCCCTCCCGCGGCCGCGGCCGCTCCCGGAGAAGTCACCGCACCCGACACCGCGGCCTCCCTGCCCGTAGTCTCCGGCGGCCGTGCGCGAGCCACCGTGCTGTGGTGGGGAGAGGGCAGCGCGCGGTTCGCCGCCACCGAACTCCGCGACTACATACGGCGGATCACCGGCGTCCGGCTGCCGGTGCGCGCCGCGACGCCCCCCGCCGCGGGCTCCCTGCCCGACGCGGTCACCGGACTGGTGGCCCTGCGCGCGGGCACCGGCCCCTCGACCGCGATCCCCGCGGCCCGGCTCACCGAAGCGGGCCGGGAACTGGCGGGCGCGCCCGAGGACTCCTTCACCCTCCTCGGCGACCACCGGGACGCCCTGCTCACCGGGGCCGGGGACCGCGCCGCGCTCTACGCCGTGTACGCGCTGCTCGAACGGCTCGGCGTACGGTTCTTCGCCCCCGCCTTCCCCGCGTACGAAGGCCACAGCGAGCACATCCCGACCGCGGGCACCCTGGCGCTGCCCGCCGTCCGCCTCACCGACCGGCCCGGCTGGGAGCTGCGGCGGCAGTACGCGGAGGAGGGCTACAGCCACACCGCCGAGAGCCTGCCCCCGCTGCTCGACTGGATGGCCAAGAACCGGCTCAACACCTATGTCCACCCGGCGAATTACCTGGGCCTCGGCGTCACCACGTACGACAGCGTACGGACCGTGCTGCGCCGCGAGGCCACCAGGCGCGGCATCCGGATCGAGACCGGCGGGCACGGCTACGACAGCTTCCTGCCCCCGGAGAAGTACCCCCAGTACTACACATCCGGCGGCCCGCTCTTCGACATCTACAACCCCGAGGCCCTCGACGCGTACATCGCCCAGGTGGTCGCCTTCCTGCGGGACCGTCCGGAGATCACCGTCTTCGACTGCTGGCCGCCGGACGTCGGCCGGTTCCAGCAGGAGATCCTCGACCGGTACGGCAAACCGGCGAACGCCGAGTCGGTGGTCGTCAACAAGCTGGCCCGGACCCTCCGTGCGGAGCTGCCGGGCGTACGCGTCGAGCGCATCGCCTACAACTCCACCATCGAGCCGCCGGATCCGGACTACGCGTCCGACCCCGCGGTCATCGTCGACTTCGCCCCGTACAGCCGCACTTATGACGGACCGCTCGACGACCCGGCCGTGCCCGCCAACGCGGGCTTCGCCAAAGCCCTGAGCGCTTGGCGGACCGGGTTCCGCGGCTCGCTTGCCATGTACGAGTACTACCGGCGCTACCGCTGGCGGAGCCAGCCCGTGCACCCCCTCGCCACCATCGCGGGCGACGTCCGCTTCGAGTCGCAGCTCGGTGTGAACGGCATCGGAATGTACAGCGAGCCCGCCGACTGGATCACCTACGAACATGTCCAGAGCCTGTTCGCGGCGCTCGCCTGGGACAACGGCCTGGACGCCGCCGGTTACACGGACGGCTACCTCCGGGCGCGCTTCGGTCCCCGGGCGGCCGGCACCCTGCGCGAGTACTACGACCTCACCCGCACCGATCCCGACACCGTGGGCGCGGCCGCTCTGCTCGACCGTTACGACCGCGCGGGGGCCGTGTTGCGAAGAGCCGCCGGCGAGGCCGGGAGCGCCGCGGCACGCACCGTGATCTCCCGGCTGGGCCTGGGCATCGACGTCGCCCGCGCCGACCTGCGGATCGGACTCGTCCCGGACGGCTCCGCCGAACTGGACGCGGCCCGGGAGGCCTACCGGACCCTGCTGCTGCGGAACCGGTTCAACGGGGTGGTGCTGCCGAACGTCCAGACCTGGCTGCGCCGGTACGGTACGGACATCCCCTACGACGACGCGGAAGTCCGCCAGGAGGTCGTGGACAACTACGCCTCCCCGGCAGCCGGGTTCGGTGTTCCCGGGCTGCTGACCCTGGAGCGCGGGGGAGCGGCCGTCACACTGACGGTGGTGGCCCAGGACGTCGACTTCACCGGCCACACGGTGCGGTGGACCGCGTCGGGCCCCGACGGCGTCCGGCCGGTCCCGGCGAGCGGCAGCCTGCGGGCCGACGGGACCAGGAGCGCATCGGAGCGGGTGGCCGTCCGCGCCACTGCGGACGCTGCCACGGGGAGACAGCGGATCACTCTGGAGTTCCGGCTGGCGGACGGCACCCGGCTGACACCGGCCCACGTCGATCTCACTGTGGAGTGAGAGGGAAGCCCGCTCGCGGTTCAGCGTCGCACCGGGCCGGCTGTCAGTGGTGGCTGAGATGCTGAACCGCATGAACGGACAGACCTGGCGCCGGGTGTACGGCGCGGACCACGACGACCCCGACCCGGGCCCGCGGCCGGGGCGCGACTACCGGGAACTGGTGGGCGGACCGCTCGACGGCCTGCTGCTCGACGTCACCGGCCGGCCGGCCCCGAGCCTCGCGGACGGAGCGGCCCTCGCGACCGAGATCGGCTCCCACGGCCCCGGCGGCCACGCGCGGTACGGCCCGCGCGTGGCCGGAGCGCTGCTGTGGGACTGGCAGGGCGACACCCCATGAGGCGGCAACCGGAAACGGTGCCACCCTCGTTGGGTGCCGCCGATAGACTGGGCAGTTATGCACCTTCTTGTACTCGGCGGTACGTCGTTCGTGGGCCGCGCCATCGTGGAGGAGGCCCTCCGCACCGGGGCCGAAGTGACCCTGTTCGGACGGGGAAGAACCGGGGCGGATCTCTTCCGCGAGGGGACCGGGGTGACCGGGGTGACCCGGCTCATCGGCGACCGCGACACGGGCGACTACGCGGCGCTGCGTGACGGCCACTGGGACGCGGTCGTGGACGTC
This genomic interval carries:
- a CDS encoding ABC transporter ATP-binding protein, whose translation is MPTINFSGVTRHFTVQDSDFLALDRISLDIEDGEFVTVVGPSGCGKSTLMNIAAGLLEATGGEVTVDGVPVRGPAPERGVIFQQYALFPWMTVTANVEYGLKVAGVGKAERSRRAREVIELVGLTDFAGALPKTLSGGMKQRCAIARAYAVDPKVLLMDEPFGALDSLTRVRMQDSLLDTWSRDRRTVMFITHDVDEAVYLGNRVVVMAARPGRIHTVIPVTLPYPRTEEQRLSPGFAELRAQVWHAVHHQPAPPAPLEGLAS
- a CDS encoding ABC transporter permease, yielding MERGRRARGAGRLTSVLLGVASAALGLLTWTVLANSGIDGFPGPVSVARRAGQLIADGTLISDAGASLERVLIGYVIGVVLAVPVGFLMGWYPLVRRLIEPWLQFFRMVPPLAIIPLAIVLMGIGETPKIFVIFLASFLSCVVSTFQGVVAVDVTLVNAARVLGARDHQVFAGIVVPASAPFILVGMRIGLGASWATVVAAELIAAQGGLGFRMQQAQLYYDLPTIFVQLIAIGAIGLVMDRLLLLAERRLTHWQERR
- a CDS encoding aliphatic sulfonate ABC transporter substrate-binding protein, whose translation is MKRIANRTTKSATTRNRAVGRRAAGLLTALLLVAAASGCGNDSSAASGHGNKVTFGYIADYSGSAALAVAQKQGLWKKAGLKPELKVFTNGPLQVQALGSGDLDFGYLGPGALWLPASGRAPIVSVNMLGLADRVIARPGSGITKPADLKGKKVAVAEGTSGDMILDLALRNAGLKPTDVKKVAMDASTVVTAFSSGQVDAAATWYPLIDTIKKKVPGLREISGTQDYYPGLTFPNVFVAQPRLASGNPALVRKVTGVLKQADDWIAGHPAQSESVAAGFLGLPAAQLKGSTDHVKILSSAELTKLSRNGTVDGWFDQLSDLFVQMKKLPKPEKAKDYYLGDLYASAGKADHR
- a CDS encoding DUF4838 domain-containing protein → MAEDRAAGGVRRRGFLAGAAGLAGATVLAPAAVPPAAAAAPGEVTAPDTAASLPVVSGGRARATVLWWGEGSARFAATELRDYIRRITGVRLPVRAATPPAAGSLPDAVTGLVALRAGTGPSTAIPAARLTEAGRELAGAPEDSFTLLGDHRDALLTGAGDRAALYAVYALLERLGVRFFAPAFPAYEGHSEHIPTAGTLALPAVRLTDRPGWELRRQYAEEGYSHTAESLPPLLDWMAKNRLNTYVHPANYLGLGVTTYDSVRTVLRREATRRGIRIETGGHGYDSFLPPEKYPQYYTSGGPLFDIYNPEALDAYIAQVVAFLRDRPEITVFDCWPPDVGRFQQEILDRYGKPANAESVVVNKLARTLRAELPGVRVERIAYNSTIEPPDPDYASDPAVIVDFAPYSRTYDGPLDDPAVPANAGFAKALSAWRTGFRGSLAMYEYYRRYRWRSQPVHPLATIAGDVRFESQLGVNGIGMYSEPADWITYEHVQSLFAALAWDNGLDAAGYTDGYLRARFGPRAAGTLREYYDLTRTDPDTVGAAALLDRYDRAGAVLRRAAGEAGSAAARTVISRLGLGIDVARADLRIGLVPDGSAELDAAREAYRTLLLRNRFNGVVLPNVQTWLRRYGTDIPYDDAEVRQEVVDNYASPAAGFGVPGLLTLERGGAAVTLTVVAQDVDFTGHTVRWTASGPDGVRPVPASGSLRADGTRSASERVAVRATADAATGRQRITLEFRLADGTRLTPAHVDLTVE